Genomic DNA from Oryzomonas sagensis:
GGATCAGGCCTTCTGGTTCGGCGTGGTGGTGTTCGCCTTCGGGCTCGCCAACTTCTTCGGCTCGCCGGTCCTGGGGGCGCTGTCCGACGCCTACGGCCGCCGCCCCGTGCTGCTGCTCGGCTTCTGCGGGCTGGGGCTCACCTTTTTCGCCACCGGGCTCTCCACGGCCCTGTGGATGCTCATCGCGGTACGGCTGGTGGGGGGCGCCATGCAGGCCAATGCGGCCGTGTGCAACGCCTATGTGGCCGACATCACCCCCCCGGAAGAGCGCGCCCGGCGCTTCGGCCTGCTGGGCGCCATGTTCGGCGCCGGCTTCATCATCGGCCCGGTCATGGGGGGGCTTTTGGGGGCGATCAGCCTGCAGCTGCCGTTTTTCGTGGCCGGGGCTCTGGCCATGGTCAACTGGCTCTACGGCTACTTCGTGCTCCCCGAATCGCTCCCCCTGGAGCGCCGCCGTCCGTTCCACTGGAAACAGGCCAACCCCCTGACCTCGCTGCGCCGCCTGACCCGACTGAACGGCGTGGGGCGGCTGGTGGCCGTGGTCGCCCTGAGCGGGCTGGCCCAATTCGTCATGTTCACCGGGTGGGTCTTGTACACCACCTTCAAGTTCGGCTGGGGCCCGCGGGAGAACGGCTGGTCCCTGGCGGCGGTAGGCCTCATGTCGCTGATCGTGCAGGGGTTTCTGCTCGGCCGCCTGCTGAAGCGCTTTCCCCCCCGCCGCCTGGCGGTGGCCGGGCTGTTCTCCTCGTCCGTGGCCTTCCTGCTGTGGGGCATGGCCACCCAGGGGTGGATGATGTACGCGGTGATCTTCCTGAACATACTCGGCTTTACGATTACGGCGGCGCTCCAGAGCATCATCTCCGGCGCCGCCGGCCCCCGGGACCAGGGGGAGATCATGGGGGCGGCCAACTCCGTGAACAGCCTGGCGTCCGTATTCGCGCCCCTGTGCGGCGCGCCGCTTCTGGCCATGGTGTCTCACCTGCCCCGGGGCGACTGGCGCATCGGCGCGCCCTTCTACTTCTGCGCCGCGCTCCAGGCCGCATCCCTGACCCTGGCGTTTCTTCACTTCCGCAGCGAGCGGGAACGGGGCGTTGCGGGGGCTGTGAAGGGTGGTCGTCAGGATGGATGATGCGATGCGGAGGGAAAGAGGAACCGGGGACGAGGCGGGCAGCGTGGCAACCATCGACCGGCGGCGGACCATGAGGGAAGCCGTCGTACGCTATGGGCGGCGTCTTCTGACGCCCGGAGCCCGCACCGATCCCGATGCCGTGCTCCGCCTCATCGCCTGGATCGCCGGCATCTCCATCGCCGCCGTCCTGGCGCTTTCGGCGGTTACGGTCTACGAGATCACCGCGGGAGAGGCGACGCGGGACGCCAGGGAGGCGGCCGCCCGGGTCAGCCGGGCCATGTTCGAGGAACAGCGGGACCGGCTGGCACCCAGGGGGAGCGACGGCCGGTACCGCATCCAGCCGAATCAGGCCGACCTGCCGGTCATTGACCGCTATTTCCGCACCTATCTTAGTAACTTCGACATCCTCAAGGTCAAGGTCTATACCCCCGCCGGAAAGATCGTCTACAGCACCGACAGGAAGATCATCGGCCATACGGACGCCGATAACAGGCGTCTGGCCAGGGCCTTGACGGGGGCGGTCGATTCCCACACGGAGAAGAAGGACCGGATGCTCGACCTGCGGGACGAGACGAAATTCAACATCGCCGTGGTGGAAACCTACATCCCCATCAGGGCGGGGAACGAGGTCATCGGCGTCTTCGAGCTCTACACGGACGTTACCCCCTACAGCCGTGCGATCGTCCATATCGTTACGCTGACCGTGGCCTGCCTGGCGGGTATCCTGCTGTCCGTGCTTGTCTGCGCCTGTCTGGTGATCAGAAGGGGAACCGGGATACTCAAGGATACGCAGCAGGAGCTTGCCCATAAGGTGCTGCTGCTGGAAGAGGCCCTGGCGAACGTGAAGCATCTCGAGGGCATCATCCCGATCTGCATGTATTGCAAGAAGATCCGGGACGACAAGGCGAGCTGGCAGCAGTTGGAACAGTACATATCGAACCACTCCGAGGCCCGCTTCAGCCACGGCATCTGTCCCGAATGTTATGAAAAGCAGTTGCAGGAAATCAAGGACGGGTTGGGGTGAATGATTCGAGGGGCTGTTGCCTTTCCCTTTGCTCCCATGGGGGTATAATCACATGCAACCGCAGGACGATGCAGAACCGCAAGATTGGTGAAGAGTGTGAATCCGCGACGTATCAGACCAGAACTGCCCGGTGCCGTTAAACGCACCATCATGTATGCCCTCTTCTTTACCGCGCCGTTTTTCTTGTTTGCCTACCTGGTGGGGGGCGACACCCTGCAGCGGAGCAT
This window encodes:
- a CDS encoding TCR/Tet family MFS transporter, whose protein sequence is MKDFNLFSPRRDRTAAMPFIMLTVVIDVASIGLIIPVLPPLVGSFTGSQADQAFWFGVVVFAFGLANFFGSPVLGALSDAYGRRPVLLLGFCGLGLTFFATGLSTALWMLIAVRLVGGAMQANAAVCNAYVADITPPEERARRFGLLGAMFGAGFIIGPVMGGLLGAISLQLPFFVAGALAMVNWLYGYFVLPESLPLERRRPFHWKQANPLTSLRRLTRLNGVGRLVAVVALSGLAQFVMFTGWVLYTTFKFGWGPRENGWSLAAVGLMSLIVQGFLLGRLLKRFPPRRLAVAGLFSSSVAFLLWGMATQGWMMYAVIFLNILGFTITAALQSIISGAAGPRDQGEIMGAANSVNSLASVFAPLCGAPLLAMVSHLPRGDWRIGAPFYFCAALQAASLTLAFLHFRSERERGVAGAVKGGRQDG